From Paenibacillus thermoaerophilus:
TGTTGTGGCGTTACGGAGAAGCGAGGAAGCGGGTAACGTGGCTCGGGCTGCAGTTCGTGCTGGCCGCTCTGCTGATCGTGCTGGCGCAAGGAACAGCGTCACGGTTCGGCTTGCACGTCCCGCTGAATTGGTTCTCCGTGCTGTCGGTGATGGCGCTTGGTTTGCCGGGGCTCGGTCTTGTCGTTGCGGTTCGGATGTGGCTGCTCTAGCTGGTTAAATTTTTTTTATAAAAAGGGTTGACTTTATATTTGCCCAGGTGGTATATTCATAAAGTCGCCGTTGCGATGGTGACTGACAGCGAACGAAAGTTCGCGAAGGTTCGATCTTTGAAAACTGAACAAGTGCGAAGCGTCAATTCGATCTCGCGAGAGATCAATGACTGAAAAGTCAGCAATGAGCTATGGAGCTCATCCAGATAAGCAACACCTTTTTGGAGAGTTTGATCCTGGCTCAGGACGAACGCTGGCGGCGTGCCTAATACATGCAAGTCGAGCGGACTGT
This genomic window contains:
- a CDS encoding pro-sigmaK processing inhibitor BofA family protein, which codes for MKTVLWGALAGSGVWLAWLLWRYGEARKRVTWLGLQFVLAALLIVLAQGTASRFGLHVPLNWFSVLSVMALGLPGLGLVVAVRMWLL